The following are encoded together in the Pleurocapsa sp. FMAR1 genome:
- a CDS encoding transketolase C-terminal domain-containing protein has product MTATTTRFPIDLGAYKRLALDPNKPTLTAEQKETLTANIQLCREAIVFFTATGGARGVGGHTGGPFDTVPEVMILDAFFRGAPDMFVPIFFDEAGHRVATQYLMATLNGDLPQEELLKYRGANSKLPGHPELGLTPGIKFSSGRLGHMWPFINGIALANPDKVIVCLGSDGSQQEGNDAEAARLAVAQNLNIKLFIDDNDVTIAGHPSDYLPGYDVGQTLTGHGLEVNTGDGEDIDSLYSRMCAAVTGNGPVALINKRPMCPGIEGIEGSTHGHDVIAVDKAVSYLEKHGQGAAADFLKNIKKSSNDYKFLGVSDKVGSNRNVFGEAVVSVLDKMSDAERKEKVIFIDSDLEGSCGFKQIHDAHPEVFIPSGIMERGNFSAAAGFGMEEGKQGVFATFSAFLEMCVSEITMARLNKSNVLCHFSHAGIDDMADNTCHFGINNMFADNGLEDGYETRLYFPADANQMTACVNKVFYNPGMRFIFSTRSKVPMILDDAGNEMFGGDYTFTPGKDEVIREGDAGYIVSFGDALYRSLDAVERLKKEGINVGLINKSTLNAVDEEMMAKIGKAPFVLVVESFNRRTGLGSRFGSWLLERGLTPKFAYLGVHEEGCGGLWEQFPFQGIDPEGIMSHVKGLI; this is encoded by the coding sequence ATGACTGCAACAACCACCCGTTTTCCCATTGATTTAGGTGCTTATAAGCGACTAGCTTTAGACCCTAACAAGCCTACCTTAACAGCCGAACAAAAAGAAACTTTAACAGCCAATATTCAACTTTGCCGTGAGGCGATCGTCTTTTTTACAGCTACCGGCGGAGCTAGAGGCGTTGGCGGACACACGGGAGGACCTTTTGATACTGTTCCCGAAGTGATGATCCTCGATGCTTTCTTTCGTGGTGCGCCAGATATGTTTGTACCGATCTTTTTTGATGAAGCAGGACACCGTGTTGCCACACAATATTTAATGGCGACCTTAAATGGCGATTTGCCTCAAGAAGAATTGCTCAAGTATCGTGGTGCAAATTCTAAGCTACCTGGACACCCCGAATTAGGCTTGACACCTGGGATTAAATTTAGTTCTGGTCGTTTAGGACATATGTGGCCCTTCATCAACGGTATAGCCTTGGCTAACCCAGATAAAGTAATAGTTTGCTTGGGTTCTGATGGTTCGCAACAAGAAGGTAATGACGCGGAGGCTGCTCGCTTGGCAGTTGCTCAAAACCTAAACATCAAGCTATTTATCGACGACAACGATGTAACTATTGCTGGACATCCTTCTGATTATCTGCCTGGTTATGATGTTGGTCAAACCTTGACTGGTCACGGTTTAGAGGTTAATACGGGAGACGGAGAAGATATTGACTCTCTTTATAGCCGTATGTGCGCTGCGGTAACTGGAAATGGTCCTGTGGCATTAATCAACAAACGTCCTATGTGTCCAGGAATTGAAGGTATTGAAGGTTCTACTCACGGACATGATGTAATTGCCGTCGATAAAGCAGTTTCCTATCTCGAAAAACATGGACAAGGTGCAGCAGCAGACTTTCTCAAAAACATCAAAAAATCGAGCAACGACTATAAGTTCTTAGGAGTTAGCGACAAGGTTGGTTCCAACCGCAACGTCTTTGGTGAAGCGGTAGTATCTGTCCTCGATAAAATGAGCGATGCCGAACGTAAAGAAAAAGTTATCTTTATAGATAGTGATTTAGAAGGTTCTTGTGGTTTTAAACAAATCCACGATGCCCATCCAGAAGTGTTTATTCCTTCTGGAATTATGGAACGGGGTAATTTTTCGGCTGCTGCGGGTTTTGGCATGGAAGAAGGCAAACAGGGAGTATTCGCCACCTTTAGTGCTTTCTTAGAAATGTGTGTTTCTGAGATCACCATGGCTCGTCTTAACAAGTCCAATGTCTTATGTCATTTTTCTCATGCTGGTATCGACGACATGGCAGACAACACTTGTCACTTTGGTATCAACAATATGTTTGCCGACAACGGACTAGAAGATGGTTATGAAACTCGTCTCTATTTCCCTGCCGATGCTAACCAAATGACTGCCTGTGTAAATAAAGTATTTTATAACCCAGGTATGCGCTTTATTTTCTCCACTCGCTCTAAAGTTCCTATGATCTTAGATGATGCGGGTAACGAAATGTTTGGTGGCGACTATACTTTTACTCCTGGCAAAGACGAAGTAATTCGTGAAGGAGACGCAGGCTATATTGTCAGCTTTGGAGATGCTTTATATCGCTCTTTGGATGCAGTAGAACGCTTGAAAAAAGAAGGTATCAACGTTGGTTTAATCAATAAGTCTACTCTGAATGCTGTCGATGAAGAGATGATGGCAAAAATCGGTAAGGCACCTTTTGTTCTGGTTGTTGAGTCTTTTAACCGTCGTACTGGTTTAGGCAGTCGCTTTGGTTCTTGGCTACTTGAGCGAGGCTTGACTCCTAAGTTTGCTTATCTTGGTGTTCATGAAGAAGGCTGTGGTGGACTTTGGGAACAGTTTCCCTTCCAAGGTATAGATCCAGAAGGCATTATGAGTCACGTTAAAGGCTTAATCTAA
- a CDS encoding tetratricopeptide repeat protein, translating into MDKESTSPDYQNILEELRLTLIDDPENIDAYYRRSEVYYAQGNYSTGIEDLNAVLQRDRNNFLAYTLRGYGYGQLGKQQKAIADYTCAIELCPNYAKAYFNRGTVYNQLEEYYQAIADFNQVVKLNPDYSDAYYNRGMAHNKLKQYQQGVSDYTQVIRLNPEDAEAYYNRANTYNKLEQYPQALADYAQTISLNPQDLEAYYNRANVYHKIQHLDKAIADYTHIINFNSRHAPTYYNRGTSYLTAQKYHQAIADFDRAISLNKNYAEAYYNRAVAHNKIQEYPKAIADHQAAIKLKPNYAEAYGNLGLVYQTVGEKRKAMKNLDYAATLFKRQNNQALYKYVLGKLKEIK; encoded by the coding sequence ATGGATAAAGAATCGACATCACCAGATTATCAAAATATTTTAGAAGAGCTACGTCTAACTCTCATTGACGATCCTGAAAATATTGATGCTTATTATCGCCGTAGTGAAGTATACTATGCCCAAGGAAACTATAGTACGGGCATCGAAGATTTAAATGCTGTTTTGCAGCGCGATCGCAATAACTTTTTAGCTTACACTCTACGCGGTTATGGTTATGGACAGCTAGGAAAACAACAAAAAGCGATCGCCGATTATACCTGCGCCATCGAGCTTTGTCCTAATTACGCCAAGGCGTATTTTAATCGTGGCACTGTCTACAATCAGTTGGAGGAATACTATCAAGCGATCGCTGATTTTAACCAGGTAGTCAAATTAAATCCTGATTACAGCGATGCTTATTACAATCGAGGCATGGCACACAACAAGTTAAAACAATATCAGCAGGGAGTTTCTGATTATACCCAGGTAATCCGCCTTAACCCAGAAGATGCCGAAGCCTATTACAATCGCGCCAATACTTATAATAAACTTGAGCAATATCCTCAAGCATTAGCTGACTATGCTCAAACAATTAGCCTCAATCCCCAAGACTTAGAAGCTTACTACAATCGCGCTAACGTCTATCATAAAATTCAGCATTTAGATAAAGCGATCGCCGATTACACTCATATTATTAACTTTAATTCCCGTCATGCCCCAACTTACTACAACCGAGGCACATCTTACTTAACGGCGCAAAAATATCATCAGGCGATCGCTGATTTCGACCGAGCAATTAGCCTTAATAAAAATTATGCTGAAGCTTACTATAATCGGGCGGTAGCACACAACAAAATTCAAGAATATCCAAAAGCGATCGCCGATCATCAAGCTGCTATCAAACTCAAGCCCAACTACGCAGAGGCTTATGGCAACTTGGGTTTAGTTTATCAAACGGTGGGAGAAAAGCGTAAAGCAATGAAAAACTTAGATTATGCTGCAACCCTATTTAAACGACAAAACAACCAGGCTTTATATAAATATGTACTGGGTAAGTTAAAAGAAATTAAATAA
- a CDS encoding tetratricopeptide repeat protein, protein MYNNRGNACKKLQEYQKAIADYTKAIFFDADYSDAYYNRGLVYYILQERSKSKI, encoded by the coding sequence ATTTATAATAATCGGGGCAATGCTTGCAAAAAACTCCAGGAATATCAAAAAGCGATTGCTGACTATACTAAAGCCATTTTCTTCGATGCTGACTATAGCGATGCCTACTACAATCGAGGACTAGTTTATTATATTCTTCAGGAAAGAAGCAAATCAAAGATTTAA